In Mycobacterium stomatepiae, the following are encoded in one genomic region:
- a CDS encoding DoxX family protein, which translates to MTPYDVGLLILRLVLGVTLAAHGYNKFFGGGRIPGTARWFESIGMKPGKFHATVAATTEIAAGLGLAAGLLTPIPAAGFVSLMIVAAWTVHRHNGFFIVKEGWEYNLVLAISAIAVATLGPGRLSLDWAIFGINDLLIGWNGLLISVVLGLAGAIGQLLIFYRPPAKQAG; encoded by the coding sequence ATGACTCCCTATGACGTCGGATTGCTGATCCTGCGGCTGGTGCTGGGCGTGACATTGGCCGCGCATGGCTACAACAAATTCTTCGGCGGCGGCCGCATCCCCGGCACCGCGCGCTGGTTCGAGAGCATCGGCATGAAGCCGGGCAAGTTCCACGCAACCGTGGCCGCCACCACCGAAATCGCCGCCGGCTTGGGGCTCGCCGCCGGTCTGCTCACGCCGATCCCGGCCGCGGGCTTCGTCTCGCTGATGATCGTCGCCGCGTGGACCGTCCATCGCCACAACGGGTTCTTCATCGTCAAGGAGGGCTGGGAGTACAACCTGGTCCTGGCGATCAGCGCAATCGCGGTGGCCACCCTGGGCCCCGGCCGGCTCAGCCTGGACTGGGCGATCTTCGGGATCAACGACCTGCTGATCGGCTGGAACGGGCTGCTGATCTCGGTGGTGCTCGGCCTGGCCGGCGCGATCGGCCAGCTGCTGATCTTCTACCGTCCGCCGGCCAAGCAAGCCGGCTAG
- a CDS encoding short-chain fatty acyl-CoA regulator family protein yields MGSNISAVARSFARPSSKTFSGARLRRLRQDRGLTQAALAQALELSTSYVNQLENDQRPITVAVLIALTERFDLPPQYFSSDSDARLVADLSDLFTETGAEHGITRSQVEEFVARMPEIGRSLVTVHRRLRDATEELEGYRSRATAETSLPLERPMPFEEVRDFFYDRNNHIGELDVAAERLFAESGMHPGGLDIQLTDLMRDRLGITVVVDDDLPETSKRRYDADAKVLKVARWLMPGQRAFQIATQLALLSQSDLISAIVATDRRLSTESRGVARIGLANYFAGAFLLPYGEFHRAAEELQYDIDLLGRRFEVGFETVCHRLSTLQRPKNRGVPFIFVRTDKAGNISKRQSATAFHFSRVGGSCPLWVVHDAFAQPGRIVRQVAQMPDGRSYFWVAKTTAPEGRGYLGQHKSFAIGLGCDLAYADKLVYSTGVVLDDPTTAVPIGAGCKICNRTACTQRAFPYLGGRVVVDENAGSSLPYSSTGQHI; encoded by the coding sequence ATAGGGAGTAACATCTCAGCGGTGGCCCGGTCCTTCGCTCGACCTTCTTCGAAGACGTTCTCCGGCGCCCGGCTGCGACGACTGCGCCAAGATCGCGGGCTCACCCAGGCGGCGCTGGCCCAGGCTTTGGAGCTGTCCACCAGCTACGTCAACCAGCTGGAAAACGACCAGCGCCCGATCACCGTCGCCGTGCTCATCGCGCTCACCGAGCGCTTCGACCTGCCGCCGCAATACTTCTCCTCCGACAGCGACGCCCGGCTGGTCGCCGACCTGTCGGATCTGTTCACCGAGACCGGTGCCGAGCACGGGATCACCCGGTCCCAGGTCGAGGAGTTCGTTGCCCGCATGCCAGAGATCGGCCGCAGCCTGGTCACCGTGCACCGCCGTCTCCGCGATGCCACCGAGGAGCTGGAGGGATATCGATCGCGCGCAACCGCCGAAACCTCACTGCCGCTCGAACGCCCGATGCCGTTCGAGGAGGTGCGCGATTTCTTCTACGATCGCAACAACCACATCGGCGAACTCGACGTCGCCGCGGAACGGCTGTTTGCCGAAAGTGGAATGCACCCAGGCGGATTGGACATCCAGCTGACAGATCTGATGCGAGACCGGCTCGGCATCACCGTGGTGGTCGATGACGACCTGCCCGAGACGAGCAAGCGCCGTTACGACGCCGACGCCAAGGTGCTCAAGGTCGCCCGCTGGCTGATGCCCGGCCAACGCGCCTTCCAGATCGCCACGCAACTCGCCCTGCTCAGCCAGTCCGATCTGATCTCGGCGATCGTGGCCACCGACCGCCGGCTCAGCACCGAATCCCGCGGCGTCGCGCGCATCGGTCTGGCCAACTACTTCGCCGGAGCGTTCCTGCTCCCCTACGGCGAATTCCACCGGGCCGCAGAGGAATTGCAGTACGACATCGACCTGCTGGGTCGCCGGTTCGAGGTGGGTTTCGAGACGGTCTGCCACCGGCTTTCCACCCTACAGCGGCCCAAGAACCGCGGTGTCCCGTTCATCTTCGTCCGCACCGACAAGGCCGGGAATATCTCAAAGCGTCAGTCGGCCACCGCATTTCATTTCAGCCGGGTGGGCGGCAGCTGCCCGCTCTGGGTGGTGCACGATGCGTTCGCCCAACCCGGGCGAATCGTCCGGCAGGTGGCGCAGATGCCCGACGGGCGATCGTATTTCTGGGTGGCCAAGACCACCGCCCCCGAAGGTCGCGGATATCTGGGGCAGCACAAGAGCTTTGCCATCGGGTTGGGCTGCGATCTGGCCTATGCCGACAAACTCGTCTATTCGACCGGCGTCGTCCTCGACGACCCGACCACCGCCGTTCCGATCGGGGCGGGCTGCAAGATCTGCAACCGGACCGCCTGTACCCAGCGCGCATTCCCGTATCTCGGCGGCCGGGTGGTGGTCGACGAAAACGCCGGCAGCAGCTTGCCGTATTCGTCGACGGGCCAACACATTTAA
- a CDS encoding flavin monoamine oxidase family protein, with protein MADVDYCVVGAGFAGLTAAFRLKQAGHSVALLEARDRVGGRTFTVTDDNGTWVDRGGAWIGPGQDRIYALMNEFGVPEYKQHNDGDAIMIVDGKKHRYGGTIPWTMSPWAVVNLGYGLTAAEAMCKEIPRDAPWEAKKAQEWDRISVGEWIHKNTKSKQAQEMLDMALGGTYTSAGAETSLLWMLLQMGSGGGPTFVISGKGGAQDARPVGGMGALYRPMEAELGDALHLSQPVRLIAQDADGVTITATDLTLRARRVIVAIPLAIASSILYEPQLPVDRAFLHQRMPSGAVIKTSICYDEPFWRTDGFSGQSSFPGSPATLTIDACTDSADPGIMCVITEGPAARRLTALDEAEQKEILIGELVDRFGSKAKQARQFHLQNWSTERYSGGGMISHAPTGVLTEYGYTLRQPCGRIHWAGTESSAVMCGWIDGAIRSGERAASEVTAAENAAVA; from the coding sequence GTGGCGGATGTCGATTATTGCGTGGTCGGAGCGGGTTTCGCGGGTTTGACGGCCGCCTTCCGCTTGAAGCAAGCGGGGCACTCGGTGGCCTTGCTGGAAGCCCGCGACCGGGTCGGCGGCCGCACCTTCACGGTGACCGACGACAACGGGACCTGGGTCGACCGCGGCGGCGCGTGGATCGGGCCGGGACAGGACCGGATATACGCGCTGATGAACGAGTTCGGCGTGCCGGAATACAAGCAGCACAACGACGGCGACGCGATCATGATCGTCGACGGCAAAAAGCACCGCTACGGCGGCACCATCCCGTGGACGATGAGCCCGTGGGCGGTGGTCAACCTCGGCTACGGCCTGACCGCGGCCGAGGCGATGTGCAAAGAGATCCCGCGCGACGCGCCGTGGGAAGCCAAGAAGGCCCAGGAGTGGGACCGCATCAGCGTCGGCGAGTGGATCCACAAGAACACGAAATCCAAGCAGGCTCAGGAGATGCTGGACATGGCGCTGGGCGGCACCTACACCTCGGCGGGCGCGGAGACGTCGTTGCTGTGGATGCTGCTGCAGATGGGCTCCGGCGGCGGACCCACCTTCGTCATTTCCGGCAAGGGCGGCGCCCAGGATGCCCGCCCGGTCGGCGGGATGGGCGCCCTCTACCGCCCGATGGAGGCGGAATTGGGTGACGCGCTGCACCTTTCGCAGCCCGTCCGGCTAATCGCCCAGGACGCCGATGGCGTGACGATCACCGCGACCGATTTGACGCTGCGAGCGCGCCGCGTCATCGTCGCGATCCCCCTGGCGATCGCCTCTTCGATCCTCTACGAGCCCCAGCTCCCAGTGGATCGCGCGTTCCTGCACCAGCGGATGCCCAGCGGCGCGGTCATCAAGACCTCGATCTGCTACGACGAGCCGTTCTGGCGTACCGACGGATTCTCCGGTCAGTCCTCGTTCCCCGGATCCCCGGCGACCCTGACTATCGACGCCTGCACCGACAGCGCGGACCCCGGCATCATGTGCGTCATCACCGAGGGACCAGCCGCACGTCGGCTGACCGCCCTCGACGAGGCCGAACAGAAAGAGATTCTGATCGGCGAACTCGTCGATCGGTTCGGCAGCAAGGCCAAGCAGGCGCGGCAATTCCACCTGCAGAACTGGAGCACCGAACGCTACTCCGGTGGCGGCATGATCAGCCACGCCCCCACCGGTGTGCTGACCGAATACGGCTATACCCTGCGCCAACCCTGCGGTCGTATCCACTGGGCCGGAACCGAGAGTTCGGCCGTCATGTGCGGGTGGATCGACGGAGCGATTCGCTCCGGCGAGCGCGCGGCTTCCGAAGTGACGGCCGCCGAAAACGCCGCGGTCGCCTAG